One Pantoea trifolii DNA segment encodes these proteins:
- the hemL gene encoding glutamate-1-semialdehyde 2,1-aminomutase — MSKSENLYAAAQRLIPGGVNSPVRAFTGVGGVPLFIERADGAYLYDADGKGYIDYVGSWGPMVLGHNNANIRNAVIEAAARGLSFGAPTEMEVKMAELVCELVPSMDMVRMVNSGTEATMSAIRLARGFTHRDKIIKFEGCYHGHADCLLVKAGSGALTLGQPNSPGVPADFAKHTLTCTYNDLSTVRAAFEQYPEDIACIIVEPVAGNMNCIPPQPDFLPGLRALCDEFGALLIIDEVMTGFRVALGGAQAYYDVTPDLTCLGKIIGGGMPVGAFGGRREVMDALAPTGPVYQAGTLSGNPIAMAAGFACLSQIAQPGTHSTLTDLTTQLAQGLLDAAKAENIPLVINHVGGMFGIFFTDADEVTCYQDVTQCDVERFKRFFHLMLEEGVYLAPSAFEAGFMSLAHSKEDIQRTIDAARRSFAKL; from the coding sequence ATGAGTAAGTCAGAAAACCTGTATGCCGCAGCGCAACGCCTGATCCCCGGCGGTGTGAACTCCCCGGTACGTGCATTTACCGGTGTGGGCGGTGTGCCGCTGTTCATCGAACGCGCTGACGGTGCGTATCTGTATGACGCCGACGGCAAAGGCTATATCGATTATGTCGGTTCGTGGGGCCCGATGGTGCTGGGTCACAACAACGCCAACATCCGTAACGCGGTAATTGAAGCCGCCGCGCGCGGTCTGAGCTTCGGCGCGCCGACCGAGATGGAAGTGAAAATGGCCGAGCTGGTGTGCGAGCTGGTGCCAAGCATGGACATGGTGCGCATGGTTAACTCTGGCACCGAAGCCACCATGAGCGCCATTCGCCTGGCGCGCGGCTTCACCCATCGCGACAAAATCATCAAGTTCGAGGGCTGCTATCACGGCCATGCCGATTGCCTGCTGGTAAAAGCTGGCTCCGGCGCGCTGACGCTGGGACAGCCAAACTCGCCGGGCGTACCGGCCGATTTCGCTAAACACACGCTGACCTGCACCTACAACGATCTCAGCACCGTGCGTGCGGCTTTCGAGCAATATCCTGAGGATATCGCCTGCATCATCGTTGAGCCGGTCGCGGGCAACATGAACTGCATTCCACCGCAGCCAGACTTCCTGCCGGGCCTGCGTGCGCTGTGTGACGAATTCGGCGCCCTGCTGATCATCGACGAAGTGATGACCGGCTTCCGTGTCGCGCTGGGCGGTGCTCAGGCCTATTACGACGTGACGCCAGACCTGACCTGCCTCGGTAAAATCATCGGTGGCGGCATGCCGGTTGGTGCTTTTGGTGGTCGTCGCGAGGTGATGGATGCGCTGGCGCCAACCGGTCCGGTTTATCAGGCGGGTACCTTGTCCGGTAACCCGATTGCCATGGCGGCGGGCTTTGCATGTCTGTCGCAGATTGCGCAGCCGGGTACGCACAGCACACTGACCGATCTGACCACGCAGTTAGCGCAAGGCTTGCTGGACGCGGCGAAGGCCGAAAACATTCCGCTGGTGATCAACCACGTTGGCGGCATGTTCGGGATTTTCTTCACCGACGCCGATGAAGTCACCTGCTATCAGGACGTGACTCAGTGTGATGTGGAACGCTTCAAGCGTTTCTTCCACCTGATGCTGGAAGAAGGCGTTTACCTCGCGCCATCCGCTTTCGAAGCCGGCTTTATGTCGCTGGCGCACAGTAAAGAAGATATTCAGCGCACCATCGATGCCGCACGACGCAGCTTCGCGAAACTGTAA
- the erpA gene encoding iron-sulfur cluster insertion protein ErpA has protein sequence MSDDLAALPLQFTDAAAKKVKNLISDEENPALKLRVYITGGGCSGFQYGFTFDDQMNDGDMTIEKQGVALVVDPMSLQYLVGGSVDYTEGLEGSRFIVTNPNAKTTCGCGSSFSI, from the coding sequence ATGAGTGACGACTTAGCAGCGCTGCCTTTGCAATTCACTGATGCAGCAGCAAAAAAAGTGAAAAACCTGATTTCTGATGAAGAGAATCCCGCGCTGAAATTGCGCGTCTATATTACCGGCGGCGGTTGCAGCGGTTTCCAGTATGGCTTCACCTTTGACGATCAAATGAATGACGGCGACATGACCATCGAGAAACAAGGTGTGGCGCTGGTGGTGGATCCGATGAGCCTGCAATATCTGGTGGGCGGTTCCGTGGATTACACCGAAGGCCTGGAAGGTTCACGTTTTATCGTGACCAACCCGAATGCCAAAACCACCTGCGGTTGTGGTTCTTCCTTCAGCATCTAA